The genome window TGTTGATTGTGAATTAAATGGACTATCCGCTTCCAGCACATCTTGCGCGCTACGCATACTTTTGAGCAACATTTGCATAAATATCGCTTCAAACTGCTTGGCAGCCGTTGCTAATGCTTCATCTTTAGATGCTTTATCGGTTGCTTTTGATTGCTGACGAATACTATTTAAGCCGTTAAGGTCTAAATAATTTTGTGCTTCGTTCATTCGGTTAGTCATAACATCACTGATCATTAAATAATGATCAGCTCTCCTCTTAACGCACCCGCTTGTTCTAATGCTTCAAGAATTGCCATCACATCACCGGGGCCGGCACCAACATTATTAATCGCCCGTACTAAGGTATCTAAGGTAATACCTGGATCAAAAACAAACATCCGGTTATCACTTTCATCGACATTAACAATCGATTGCGTGGTTACCACAGTTTCTCCTTCAGAAAAGGCATCTGGCTGAGAAACATCTTGCGTTTCATTAATGGTCACTGTGATGCCACCATGGGTAATGGCCGCTGGTAATAAACGAACATCAGCACCAATCACAATAGTGCCTGTACGAGAATTAACGATAACTTTCGCCGATGGAGAATCTGGCTCAAATTCTAAGTTTTCTAATACCGCTAAAAAACTCACTCGCTGACTGGGATCACGAGGTGCTGTCACCTTTACTGAAGTATTATCAATGGCATGAGCAATATAAGTTGCCGGATCATTTGGATTAGCAAATTCACTGTTGATCACTTTTTCAAGCGCCTTGGCAGTGCTAAAATCAGCATTATGCAAATTAAAAGTAATATGGTCGCCAGTATTAAAAGGCGATGCTACTTCCTGCTCGACAATCGCACCATTAGCAATACGACCAACCGTTGGCGTATTAACCAGCACTTTTGAACCATCTAAACCTTCTGCACCTAAGCCACTAACCACTAAACTGCCTTGAGCAACGGCATAGGCTTGACCATCAATACCCATTAAAATCGTTTGCAATAATGTACCGCCACGTAAACTTTGCGCACTCCCCATGGAAGAAACTGTAATATCTATTGTTTGTCCAGGCTTAGCAAAAGCCGGTAGCTCTGCATGTACAGCAACTGCGGCAACATTTTTAATTTTTGGCTTTAAATTACTCGGCATGGTTATACCAAAGTTGCTAAGCATGGTTTTAAAGCTTTGTTCAGTAAACGGACTTTGCTCGCCGGTGCCAGGTAAACCTACCACTAAACCATAACCGACTAATTGGTTAGTTCTTACGCCAGCTACGTCGGTTAAGTCTTTAACCCGTTGCGCACTAACAGATTGTGTTAACAGGAATAAGCTTAGGCTGACAATTTTTATTAAATGTATGTTCATCTTAATCTCCACTGGCAGACTGCCTACAACGGCCACCAAGAACTACTGAAAAAACGCGATAACCAACCTTGCTCCTGCACCTCAGCAAACGCACCAGTACCTGAATACTGAATACGGGCATTAGCCACTTTAGAAGAAATAATGGTATTACTGGAACTGATATCCTGAGAACGAATAATGCCGGTTAGTCGAATATATTCATCGCCGTTATTAAGCGTCATCCATTTTTCACCGCGGATCATTAAATTACCGTTTGGCAATACCCGCAAGACGTGGACAGAAATATTACCGCTTAAACTGTTACCCTGATTGCTTTTTGAATCCCCTTTAAACTCAGACTCCTGATCCAGCCCAAACTGTAGCGCATCATTTTTAAAGGTGACTGAAGTGCCACCAAGACCGGTAATAGGATCAAGCTTGGCGCTATTCTCTTTCTTCAATTCGGTTTTGGCATTTTTCTGTGCTTGAGTACTTTCACTTAAGATCACCGAAATAATGTCACCGACGCGATGGGCTTTTGAATCGGAATAAATATTGTTGACATAGTTAGGTCGAAACAATGAGCCAGTAGGTACAATTGGTTCTTCTTCCATTTCCGGTAAGATCGGTGCAAACTCCGGATCGTCGGGTAATGTTTTCGCTTGTTCTACACTGGCACAGCCAGTTAACGTCATCCATGCACAAAGTAGTAGACTTAACTTTTTCATATGACGTACCTCAATCAATTATAATTGCTGATTAATGTAACTAAGCATTTGGTCAACGGCTGAAATCACTTTTGAATTCATTTCATACACCCGTTGGCTTTCTATTAAGTTCACTAATTCTTCGGTGGTATTAACATTAGACGTTTCTAATGCCCCTTGAACTATCATGCCGAAGCCTTCCAGCCCAGGCACACCTTCTTGTGGCGTACCACTAACCGCAGTTTCAACAAACAAATTTTGTCCGATAGGTTCTAACCCGGTTGGGTTAACAAAATTAACGGTATTGATTTGCCCGACTACCGCAGGTTCTGCCTGACCTTGCAACGTTACTGACACTTCACCGTCTTGTGAAATGATCACACTCTGCGCATCTTCCGGCAAAGTAATTTGTGGTTGCAATAAATAACCGGCGCCTGGCGTCACCATATTGCCTTCTTCATCCATAGTGAATTGACCATTACGGGTATAAGACAAAGAGCCATCCGGCATTTGTACCTGAAAAAATCCTTCGCCCTGAATCATCATATCTAGGGAATTATCTGTAGTGATCATATCCCCTTGTGAATGAATTTTCTGGGTTGCCACCACTTTAGTACCAGCACCTAGCATTAAGCCAGACGGCATTTCTGTATCTTGTGCTGAACGACCACCGGGCTGATTAATGGTTTGATAAAGTAAATCTTCAAATACCGCCCGGCTTTTCTTAAAACCAACGGTGCTGGCATTAGCCAGGTTGTTGGAGATCACCGCGATATCTTTCGATTGTGCATCTAAGCCTGTTTTACTGATCCATAATGCTGCGTTCATAAGTCACCTCAATAATTCATCTAGAATGCACGCAATAGCGATGCACTGGCTGAGTCAATTTCCTCAGCGGTTTTCATAAGTTTCAACTGCATTTCAAATTGTCGTTGCAAAGCAATCATCTCAGTCATTTCACCAACCGGATTCACATTACTTGATTCCAACATACCGCTACGTAGCTGTACGGAAACGTCGGCATCAGATTCATTTAACTTGCCACGGAATAAACCGTCATTGTCACGTTTTAAGGTACGGGTATCAGGATTAACCAGTTTTATCCGTGCCACTTCTTCCTGTATGGTAGTTGGTGCTCCGGCAGGTTGAACCATGATGGTACCGTCGGCAGTGATCTCGATATTATTGACTGGCAGCGGTAAGCTAATAGGTCCACTGTCACCCATTACTAAATCACCACGGGAAGTTTGCAAATAGCCATCTTCAGTTATCGATAAATGCCCGTCACGGGTGTAACCTTCACGACCATCTCTTGCCTGAACTGCAATCATGCCATGTCCTTGCACCGCAATATCCAGATCCCGTCCCGTAGTTAACAAAGCACCACTGTCAAAGTTTTGGCTGGATTTTTCCGTCATGGCAAACACTCGGGTTGGCAGCCCTTCACCAAATGCCTGCATCGAGCGCGCCTGCGCTAGGTCTGCCTTAAAACCAGTGGTCTTAGCATTGGCTAAGTTATTGGCATTAATCGCTAACGCTTTCATATTTTGCTTGGCGCCACTCATGGCGATATAGAGCATCTTATCCATCGTCAATCCAGGTAAAATCTATCTTAACTGGATAAATGCAAATAAAGTGCCAGAGATGAAAAGTTAAACGATAAAGAAAAATCTATTGGTGGATGGCGAGGTGTAGGTTGAGACTTGCCTCAACAAAAAACGTAATTATCGCACTTCGCTGCGCTCAGGACGGCCTACGGTACATATGCGTTCCTGTTCGTCCATGAACCCACGCTATACCGTACATCCTGTACATAAAAGCCCTTATTTAAAAGGGCTTAGTATTATTGACTAAAAATCTAAAGGAGTAATTACTGTTGCATTCGGATCCGTCAATTGACTACTTAAATGCTCTATATATTCAATTGCCTGTTGACGAGTCATTTCAGTAAGTATCGATGGGCATGTATCTTCATCAGGTACAAGTGTCCCTCTAACCAACCACTTACCATAACTTCCTATCACATTAGCACCATATATAGTTTGATCTAATCCTTCCACTTTGCTTCCAGTAATTACAGACCATACTGAGCAACCAGAGTCGGTCGAAGAATATTGAGTTACATCTATATCATTCCTACAATAAATTCCAGAGCTAGTATAATTAGCCGTTTTAAATAGAGAAACAAAATCTATTGCCGCTTGAGCCTCTACAGGAGTTGGAGCAGGATAATCAATAGAGAATTGATCATCACGGGTTATATACTCTGGAATAGAAGGAAATGAATGAATAAACAAACTAGACATTTCTTCATGGTTGGCAATACGCCAGCCAATAAGATCATAATTCAAAAATTCATATCCTGGTTCGACAGTTTCCTGTGTTCTTCGATAGACATTGAATAAAGAATTTGAAACATGACTTCCCATAGTAACCGATGGACTCAACCACTCTAGCTGAGAAACAGTATCTTCTATAATTAGCCCATCACCTGGAACTTTCCAGTCTTTTACAATAAATTCAGCGTGGGCTGAGGCACTCAATAATGCAACACTAACAATAATTCCTTTAATCATTTTTATCCTCTTTCTATAACTATTTAAAATTTATAAGAATATCAAAAAGGAAAGATTGCAAATGCAAAAATCCATTTTTGCCATTCACAAGCAACTATAAAGAAAAAAATTAAAAATAAAAAGCAGCACATCGTGCTGCTTTTGTTGTTATCAATTAAACATTAGTGTTAACGGATTTGTAAAATCGTCTGGTTGAGCTGATTGTCCACTTCCAGTGCCCGTGAGTTCGCCTGGAAGTTTCGCTGGGCGGAAATCAAGTCGATAAGCTCGGACGTTAAGTTAACATTCGATTGTTCCAGCGCCGACGAGTTAATAGTCCCGAACGTTCCTGAACCTGCTTCCCCGGCTAGTGGTTCACCGGAAACCAGGCTTTCTTTCCACGAAGTACCGCCGACCTGAGTTAAGCCCTGGTTATTGGCAAAACCGACTAAAGCAATCCGAGATAATGGCTCAGAGGTACCATTACTGTAAGTAGCCCGTACCAGACCATCGGCATCGATATCCAGACCGGTTAAACGGCCAACCGCCAAACCATCCTGCTCTAACGAAGTGACTTCAAAGTTGGAAGCAAACTGGGTTGGTTCATTCGGGTTAGGCCCGGTAGTATCTAAATTAAAGTCTACGGTAATTGTCTGATTAGGATCTGCGCCGTTAGTTAAAATACCAGCTCCCAAGATAGTCGTTGTTATAGTATCAGGATATTGACCGACAAAATCACCACCAGGACTATAATACAAACGGGCAGCACCAGCAGCACCAGCTGCTGCAGGGGTAACACCATCGCTTTGTGTACCAGTACCGGTACCGGTATCAACAACATTCACTAAGGTACCGTCAACTGCGGTATGCACATCCCATTCATTGGCAGCGACTTTTCGAAAATAATAGGTCATGACATGGCTGTCACCTAAAGAGTCAAAGATAGTTACCGAAGTCGAATTATTAAAGGTTAACGGGTCGGTATGGTCAAAGGCAAATGGTGGCACCGCATCACCGGCCGGTAAGTTCATCCGAATATCTACTTCCGATGATTGCTGCGGCGCACCGGAAGCCGTTGGAATACGAATTGGTTTTGCGGTACTTAAGGCGACCGATGATGAAGTACCATCCGCATTAACCGGGAAGCCTAATAAATGACCGCCAGCCGAGTTAACAACAAAGTTGTCAGCATTGAGTTTAAATTCACCGGCCCGAGTATAAGACACTTCCAAGCTATCTAATTCAGGTACAGTAGCGAAAAAGCCATTGCCGGTGATCGCCAAATCCAGCGCATTACTGGTAAATTTAATACTGCCCTGAGCAAACTGCTGCGCAACATCGGCAGTCAACACACCGTCACCGACTTTGGTTTTACCGCCGGCTAATAACGACGCAGCATAAACATCGACAAATTCGGCACGTGACTCTTTAAACCCTGTGGTATTCACATTGGCAATATTATTAGATGTAACATCTAAGTCTTTTTGCGCGGCATTTAACCCGCTTAGTGCTATATTAAATGACATAACTTCACCTCATATAAAAATTCTGTACTTGCTGTAGCCTGAATATTTAAATATTCAGGCTACTAGCCTTCGGAAACTTCAACAACATCAGATAATGCCATTGAGCTACCACCATTTAGGTTTAATAAAATACTGCCGCCCGGCCCAGCCAGGGTGACACTGTCGACTTTGCGATAAGTCATTGCTTGCAATTCTGATGCCTGACCATCGACTAAACCGGCAATACGAAAACGATAGGCGCCTTCAGGAGCTGGTTCACCGTCAGACATTTGACCATCCCAAGTAAAGGTAAACTCACCAGCTTGTACTGAACCAATAGGGACCGTTTGAATAATTTCACCAGCGGTATTTTCAACATAAATATTAACGTTGCTAGCCGGTTCATCAGTGACTAATTTACCTTTTACCGACTCACCCGCCGCTTTACCAAACACATTCTCATCCACTAATACACTGCGTCCAACTAAAGATGACGCCTGTAAGGCTTGGCCCGACGACATAGTCGCGGCAAAGGCGCTAAATTGCTCATTCAATTCAGACACGCCATCAGTAGTTGAAAATGCTGTCATTTGTGAAATCATCTCATTGTTTTCAACCGGCTTGGTCGGATCCTGATGAGATAATTCTTTGGTTAACAAGGCAAAGAAATCTTCTTGCGTTAACATGCCACGGTCATTTTCTTCCTTAACAGTATTGTCGTCCTTTTTCCAGCGCATATTGTCTAATGTGTTACCGCCAGTTACCGATTCCATAATTATTCCCCTCTAGTCACTAGCGTTGACCTAACATTAAGGTTTTGTTCAACATATTCTTCGCTGATTCAGCCAGTTGAATGTTAGTTTGATAAGAACGAGACGCTGAAATCATATTGGTCATTTCTTCCACCACATTAACATTCGGCTTATATATATAACCGTTAGCATCTGCCATTGGATGCTCCGGCGAATACTCAACATTGAGCGGTTTATTACTTTCCACTATCCCTAATACCTGAACACCAACCGATTCGCCATTACTTTGCCCTGCGGCAGCTTTTTGCATCTCGGCGGCAAAAACTGGATGGCGAGCACGATAGGTTTGATCGATACTGCTGCTAACACTGTCGGCATTAGCAATATTACTCGCCGTGGTGTTTAAGCGGACAGATTGAGCGCTCATCCCAGTCGCAGAAATGTCAAAGACATTAAATAAGCTCATTATCATTTACCTCCAGATATCGCTTGCTTCAACCCTTTAATCTTACTATTAAGGAATTGAATGCTGGCTTGATAGTGCATTGAATTTTCTAGATACAAGTTTCGTTCCATCTGTACATCAACATTATTACCATCACCTGTATCTGGTTGATTTGGCACACGAAAATCTACATCATTATTAATTTCAGTGCGGACATCGAAGTGTTTTTCATGGGTTTTTGTCATGCCGGCCTGTTGCCGGTTTGCCGCTTGTGCTAATGCGGTTTGAAAATCCATGCCTTTGGCTTTGTAGCCAGGGGTATCTGCATTGGCAATATTTGCCGCTATTACTTCAGCATTTTTTGCCCGCACTTGTAAACTATCAGGAAGGATCCCAAATGCTTTCTCAAAACTTATGGCCATAAAGCTACCTCCAATCTTCTGGAAGAAGCCATTCAATATTTATGCCATAGATTTTTTAAATAGGAGGAGGGTTACTTTTTACGGTAAACGATACCGGGATTACAACGGATCATTTCAAAGTTTTGGTTCAGGCCAGATAACGACTCAGAAGCTCCTAAAAATAGGTAACCTCCAGGATTTAGCACGCCGTGTATTTGCGATAAAATTTGTTTTTTAATTTCAGGTGCAAAGTAAATTAATACATTGCGACAAAAGACAATATCAAAACGCCCCATTAGGCTATAACTACCTAATAAATTGAGTTGTCTGAAATTAACCAATTTTTTGACGGGATCTTTGACTTTAAGCATACCGTTATCAGCCGACTCAAAAAACAAACGCTTACGTTCTGCCGACAAACCTCGCGCTAACGCTAATGAATCATAACGCGCATATTTACAGTGCTCTAACATGGTATTTGAAATATCAGTGCCAATAATTTGCACGCTGCCAGGCAAATTCCCCGGATTACTCTGCTGATACTCCATCGCGGACATTGCAATAGAATAAGGTTCCTGACCAGAAGAACTAGCCGCCGACCAAATTTTAACGGGTGTTTTTTGTCCTTTAAATTCTGGAAATAAACGTTTTTTCAACAATTCGAACGGATATTCGTCACGAAACCATAAGGTTTCATTGGTGGTCATGGCGTCAATAACCGAGGCGCGTAGTTGCCGCTCCGTTGGGCTTAACGTGCGGTTAACCAACTCACCTAAGGTGGCAATATCAAATTTTGCCATTAACGGTGCCAAGCGGCTTTTTACTAGATACTGCTTATTTTCACCTAGTACGATCCCGCATTGTTGCTCCAAAAACTCTCTAAATTGATGATAGCTCTTATCATCAAGCTGACGAGATGCCACTATATTGTTTCCACCTTAATAATTACTCGCTAAATCAAGATAGCTCTTTTTTGTTCAACCACTTTTTCACCGCTGTCGCTAATTCATCAGGATGAAACTTAGGGATAAAATCTTCAGCACCTACTTTTTCGACCATAGCGTTGTTAAAGACGCCGCTGAGCGAAGTATGCAATATCACTGGCATTTTACGCAACTGTTCATTACTCTTAATTTCTGCCGTCAGGGTGTAGCCATCCATTTCCGGCATTTCAATATCAGAAATTAATAATGCCACTTTTTCGTCGATGGAATCACAGCCTTCCGCTAACGCATTTAACTGATCTAATGCATCCTGACCATTTTTTGCCAACACCATATTTAGCCCAAGTGGCTCTAACGCTCTTTTTACCTGGTTACGGGCAACGGTGGAGTCATCGGCAATCATAATTACCCGCTCACCAATACTTTTACCGAAAGACTCATCTTTAACATCGTCACTAAGCTCCGTTGACACAGGGCTGATCTCATTAAGAATTTTTTCTACGTCTAAAATGGAAACCATTTCTTTATCAATTTCTGTCACCGCAGTTAAATAACTGGACTTTCCAGTCCCTTCTGGCGGCGGCATTATGTCTTGCCAGCTTAAGGTAACAATACGTTCGACACCTGCAACCAAAAAACCCTGCACACTGCGATTGTACTCAGCAATAATAACGAATGAATTTTCATCAGGGGTAATTTCGGGGCCGCCTGTCGCTTTACTTAAATCGATAACGGAAATCGTTTGCCCACGGATATGAGCCACCCCTTTAATAAATTTGTCCTGCTTAGGTAACAAGGTTAAACGAGGGCATGGCATCACTTCCCGCACTTTAAATACGTTTATTCCAAACCTCTGCGGGCCAACTAACTTAAATAACAATAACTCAAGCCTGTTTTGACCAACCAACTGGGTTCGTTGGTTTACTGAATCTAAAATACCAGCCATAAAAACCTCATATAGAATGGACCTAATTAACCGCTCACTCATTTAGGCACAATTCTTGATTGTACATATTACCTAGTTAAATTCGCCTGAAAATTGACGGATTTAGCCCGTTACTCTCTCTATAAATAAAGCATAGACGAGTATTTGAATTTCCCTAGTACTAGATTACAAAATTTATGAGCAAATTAAAGATATTTATAACATTTTCACTGTTGTTACCCGTTTTAGCTTCCAGCAATGCGAAAAGCTATAGTGCTGATGATGTCATAAATTTTGCAAAAGCATATGTTGAACAAAACATCGAGCAACCAGCAAACGGAAAAATTCAGGTCACTCCGGCAACAATCGACCCCAGGATCACTATTAAGCCTTGCTCGGTGCCGCTGAGCGCAAATATACCTGAAAACTATTCTAGTAGAAATCTAAATGTGAAAATTTCTTGTGAAAGTTCAACACCCTGGCAATTATTTCTCCCGGTTAAAGTAGAAAC of Thalassotalea insulae contains these proteins:
- the flgB gene encoding flagellar basal body rod protein FlgB, which gives rise to MAISFEKAFGILPDSLQVRAKNAEVIAANIANADTPGYKAKGMDFQTALAQAANRQQAGMTKTHEKHFDVRTEINNDVDFRVPNQPDTGDGNNVDVQMERNLYLENSMHYQASIQFLNSKIKGLKQAISGGK
- the flgH gene encoding flagellar basal body L-ring protein FlgH; this encodes MKKLSLLLCAWMTLTGCASVEQAKTLPDDPEFAPILPEMEEEPIVPTGSLFRPNYVNNIYSDSKAHRVGDIISVILSESTQAQKNAKTELKKENSAKLDPITGLGGTSVTFKNDALQFGLDQESEFKGDSKSNQGNSLSGNISVHVLRVLPNGNLMIRGEKWMTLNNGDEYIRLTGIIRSQDISSSNTIISSKVANARIQYSGTGAFAEVQEQGWLSRFFSSSWWPL
- the flgE gene encoding flagellar hook protein FlgE; the encoded protein is MSFNIALSGLNAAQKDLDVTSNNIANVNTTGFKESRAEFVDVYAASLLAGGKTKVGDGVLTADVAQQFAQGSIKFTSNALDLAITGNGFFATVPELDSLEVSYTRAGEFKLNADNFVVNSAGGHLLGFPVNADGTSSSVALSTAKPIRIPTASGAPQQSSEVDIRMNLPAGDAVPPFAFDHTDPLTFNNSTSVTIFDSLGDSHVMTYYFRKVAANEWDVHTAVDGTLVNVVDTGTGTGTQSDGVTPAAAGAAGAARLYYSPGGDFVGQYPDTITTTILGAGILTNGADPNQTITVDFNLDTTGPNPNEPTQFASNFEVTSLEQDGLAVGRLTGLDIDADGLVRATYSNGTSEPLSRIALVGFANNQGLTQVGGTSWKESLVSGEPLAGEAGSGTFGTINSSALEQSNVNLTSELIDLISAQRNFQANSRALEVDNQLNQTILQIR
- a CDS encoding CheR family methyltransferase; this translates as MASRQLDDKSYHQFREFLEQQCGIVLGENKQYLVKSRLAPLMAKFDIATLGELVNRTLSPTERQLRASVIDAMTTNETLWFRDEYPFELLKKRLFPEFKGQKTPVKIWSAASSSGQEPYSIAMSAMEYQQSNPGNLPGSVQIIGTDISNTMLEHCKYARYDSLALARGLSAERKRLFFESADNGMLKVKDPVKKLVNFRQLNLLGSYSLMGRFDIVFCRNVLIYFAPEIKKQILSQIHGVLNPGGYLFLGASESLSGLNQNFEMIRCNPGIVYRKK
- the flgG gene encoding flagellar basal-body rod protein FlgG — its product is MNAALWISKTGLDAQSKDIAVISNNLANASTVGFKKSRAVFEDLLYQTINQPGGRSAQDTEMPSGLMLGAGTKVVATQKIHSQGDMITTDNSLDMMIQGEGFFQVQMPDGSLSYTRNGQFTMDEEGNMVTPGAGYLLQPQITLPEDAQSVIISQDGEVSVTLQGQAEPAVVGQINTVNFVNPTGLEPIGQNLFVETAVSGTPQEGVPGLEGFGMIVQGALETSNVNTTEELVNLIESQRVYEMNSKVISAVDQMLSYINQQL
- the flgF gene encoding flagellar basal-body rod protein FlgF, with amino-acid sequence MDKMLYIAMSGAKQNMKALAINANNLANAKTTGFKADLAQARSMQAFGEGLPTRVFAMTEKSSQNFDSGALLTTGRDLDIAVQGHGMIAVQARDGREGYTRDGHLSITEDGYLQTSRGDLVMGDSGPISLPLPVNNIEITADGTIMVQPAGAPTTIQEEVARIKLVNPDTRTLKRDNDGLFRGKLNESDADVSVQLRSGMLESSNVNPVGEMTEMIALQRQFEMQLKLMKTAEEIDSASASLLRAF
- the flgC gene encoding flagellar basal body rod protein FlgC gives rise to the protein MSLFNVFDISATGMSAQSVRLNTTASNIANADSVSSSIDQTYRARHPVFAAEMQKAAAGQSNGESVGVQVLGIVESNKPLNVEYSPEHPMADANGYIYKPNVNVVEEMTNMISASRSYQTNIQLAESAKNMLNKTLMLGQR
- a CDS encoding flagellar basal body P-ring protein FlgI, whose amino-acid sequence is MNIHLIKIVSLSLFLLTQSVSAQRVKDLTDVAGVRTNQLVGYGLVVGLPGTGEQSPFTEQSFKTMLSNFGITMPSNLKPKIKNVAAVAVHAELPAFAKPGQTIDITVSSMGSAQSLRGGTLLQTILMGIDGQAYAVAQGSLVVSGLGAEGLDGSKVLVNTPTVGRIANGAIVEQEVASPFNTGDHITFNLHNADFSTAKALEKVINSEFANPNDPATYIAHAIDNTSVKVTAPRDPSQRVSFLAVLENLEFEPDSPSAKVIVNSRTGTIVIGADVRLLPAAITHGGITVTINETQDVSQPDAFSEGETVVTTQSIVNVDESDNRMFVFDPGITLDTLVRAINNVGAGPGDVMAILEALEQAGALRGELIII
- a CDS encoding chemotaxis protein, with the protein product MAGILDSVNQRTQLVGQNRLELLLFKLVGPQRFGINVFKVREVMPCPRLTLLPKQDKFIKGVAHIRGQTISVIDLSKATGGPEITPDENSFVIIAEYNRSVQGFLVAGVERIVTLSWQDIMPPPEGTGKSSYLTAVTEIDKEMVSILDVEKILNEISPVSTELSDDVKDESFGKSIGERVIMIADDSTVARNQVKRALEPLGLNMVLAKNGQDALDQLNALAEGCDSIDEKVALLISDIEMPEMDGYTLTAEIKSNEQLRKMPVILHTSLSGVFNNAMVEKVGAEDFIPKFHPDELATAVKKWLNKKELS
- a CDS encoding flagellar hook assembly protein FlgD, producing the protein MESVTGGNTLDNMRWKKDDNTVKEENDRGMLTQEDFFALLTKELSHQDPTKPVENNEMISQMTAFSTTDGVSELNEQFSAFAATMSSGQALQASSLVGRSVLVDENVFGKAAGESVKGKLVTDEPASNVNIYVENTAGEIIQTVPIGSVQAGEFTFTWDGQMSDGEPAPEGAYRFRIAGLVDGQASELQAMTYRKVDSVTLAGPGGSILLNLNGGSSMALSDVVEVSEG